A stretch of DNA from Pleurocapsa minor HA4230-MV1:
AGCCACAGTTAGTCACACCCACAGCTTTACTCCTCTATGGCAGCCTGAATTTATTTCCCAGTTGGTAGCAGAAGATCGCTGTCATTTGAATGGAATTGCTTTACAAGAGGGAGAAGTTCGCTATGTCACTACTATCGGACAAACTGATCGAGCAAATGGCTGGCGCGATCGCCGTCATCATGGAGGCTGCGTTATCGATATCACTAATAATCAGCTAATCGCTACAGGATTATCAATGCCTCACTCCCCTAGGTGGTATCAGAATCGTCTATGGCTATTAAATTCTGGTACTGGTGAATTTGGCTATCTAGATTTAAACCAAGCAAAATTTGAACCTGTCGTTTTTTGTCCAGGCTATCTTCGTGGTTGTGCCTTAATTGAAAATTATGCGGTGGTAGGCATCTCGCAATTAAGAAATAAAACTTTTTCTGGGTTACTGTTAGAGCAAAAATTACAACAAGCAGACACAGAATCATTTTGTGGCTTGTTGATTATCGATTTATTGCAAGGGAAAATTGTTCACTGGTTAAAACTCGAAGGTGTGGTGAGCGAACTATATGATGTTGCTATCTTACCAAACGTTAAAAGACCTATGGCACTTGGCTTCAAGTCTGATGAGATCAAGCGATTAATCACAATTGGGCAACTATAGCCGTACAAAGTTAGCGGCGCGTTTTGAGTATGAATATTCACACTCAAAAGCCGCCGCAGATTAGGACATTGATAGTAATTGGCT
This window harbors:
- a CDS encoding TIGR03032 family protein, producing MLESQEQSSGLSITSSANFTQWLSDRFLSLAFTTYQAGKIFLVGLQPNGNLSVFERTFDRCMGLWVNNSSLYLSSLYQIWGFENALATGETYNGYDFLYIPQFSYVTGDLDVHDLVIDRSGKLIFANTLFNCLATVSHTHSFTPLWQPEFISQLVAEDRCHLNGIALQEGEVRYVTTIGQTDRANGWRDRRHHGGCVIDITNNQLIATGLSMPHSPRWYQNRLWLLNSGTGEFGYLDLNQAKFEPVVFCPGYLRGCALIENYAVVGISQLRNKTFSGLLLEQKLQQADTESFCGLLIIDLLQGKIVHWLKLEGVVSELYDVAILPNVKRPMALGFKSDEIKRLITIGQL